The proteins below are encoded in one region of Rhododendron vialii isolate Sample 1 chromosome 7a, ASM3025357v1:
- the LOC131333018 gene encoding uncharacterized protein LOC131333018, whose product MGSVLKKKFVSKIIKKRKPDLLFIQETKLENVDLRMVQKIWGNTNVEFAVSNSIGASGGILILWDFEVFKASNITVHKSYIILEGMLYGDFQCVLVNIYAPNGEVQRKELWDELLQIKASSQLPWCVGGDLNEIIEIDERVGCTNVNRGMREFKDFINNMELMDIPMQGRKFTWTNFQDLAIHSRLDRFLLSQSFIDRFKLVQWGLPRPISDHNPIMIADDCRDWGPKPFRFMDIWLTNPNCLKVAKEAWESCQVYGWAGFVIVQKLRAVKNRLKQWNKEDFGNVFTGLESCQETIYKLDLVAEDRQLH is encoded by the coding sequence ATGGGgagtgtgttaaaaaaaaagtttgtttctAAGATTATAAAGAAAAGGAAGCCTGATTTGCTATTTATTCAGGAAACCAAATTGGAGAATGTGGATCTAAGGATGGTTCAGAAGATATGGGGTAACACAAACGTGGAGTTTGCAGTTTCTAATTCTATTGGAGCTTCGGGGGGAATTCTGATCTTATGGGATTTTGAGGTGTTTAAGGCATCAAATATCACAGTTCATAAATCTTACATTATCTTGGAAGGTATGCTATATGGTGATTTCCAATGTGTTCTAGTTAACATCTATGCTCCGAATGGGGAAGTTCAGAGAAAAGAATTATGGGATGAGCTGCTCCAGATCAAAGCAAGCTCTCAGTTACCGTGGTGCGTAGGGGGGGATTTGAATGAAATCATAGAAATAGATGAAAGAGTGGGATGCACTAATGTCAACCGAGGTATGAGGGAATTCAAAGATTTTATTAACAAtatggagctgatggatattccCATGCAGGGTAGAAAATTCACTTGGACCAATTTTCAAGACCTTGCAATCCACAGTCGGCTTGATAGATTCCTTCTATCTCAATCTTTTATTGACAGATTCAAATTGGTGCAATGGGGTCTACCTAGACCCATCTCGGATCATAATCCCATCATGATTGCAGATGATTGTAGAGACTGGGGACCGAAACCATTTCGatttatggatatttggttAACTAACCCAAATTGTTTGAAAGTAGCTAAAGAAGCATGGGAGAGTTGTCAAGTGTATGGATGGGCAGGTTTTGTTATTGTCCAAAAACTGAGGGCTGTCAAAAATCGTTTGAAGCAATGGAATAAGGaggattttggaaatgttttcACAGGTCTTGAATCATGTCAAGAGACAATTTACAAATTGGATCTTGTGGCAGAAGATAGGCAGCTTCACTGA
- the LOC131333019 gene encoding GDSL esterase/lipase At2g03980-like, with the protein MGNKRGGSKKNAATRSETTAQTSSPSKYKTKRKNSWDWRLIIRTWPRIVIVLVLLLLGYFGYQKWSEKESKGKVGESPPVQVSFNFTGHALFVFGDSTVDAGNFGFTAHPYGIDYKGMTPRFTNGRTIADYLAIKMGTQIPKAYNSLGPDELKDDTVNINFAAGGCGLLTNTMPIPCATMFDQVIQMVMARPGNSERQRAVYFVSAGANDFVFNFNGNPEGFAKELVSKMETYMKLLVSCGGARTFMINNIGPIGCIPDKSINWSRICNETLNEAVKAYNLKLVEVLKKFQNDFNVSIFLADSDRMFTVMVDHPLQFGFKNITYPCCGDWNINQRKFDCGSQTQFCSNRDEYLFFDGAHLTQKANEAFVDNCIAGRVCYPIHSL; encoded by the exons ATGGGGAACAAGAGAGGCGGGTCCAAGAAGAACGCCGCAACCAGGTCGGAGACGACAGCTCAAACCAGCTCTCCTTCAAAGTACAAGACGAAACGGAAAAACTCATGGGATTGGAGGCTCATCATCAGGACATGGCCTCGCATCGTCATTGTCTTGGTCCTCTTGCTCCTCGGCTACTTCGGGTACCAGAAGTGGTCGGAAAAGGAATCCAAGGGAAAAGTAGGGGAATCTCCTCCTGTTCAGGTATCGTTCAACTTCACCGGACATGCCCTCTTTGTCTTTGGCGATTCAACTGTCGACGCCGGTAACTTCGGCTTCACAGCTCATCCCTATGGAATCGATTACAAGGGTATGACACCACGTTTCACGAATGGCCGCACAATCGCTGACTACCTTG CTATTAAGATGGGTACTCAAATCCCCAAAGCTTACAATAGCTTGGGGCCAGATGAGCTCAAGGACGATACTGTGAATATAAACTTTGCTGCTGGGGGATGTGGTCTTTTGACCAACACCATGCCTATTCCG TGTGCAACCATGTTTGATCAAGTCATTCAAATGGTAATGGCCAGGCCCGGAAATAGTGAGCGTCAAAGGGCTGTGTACTTTGTATCCGCCGGGGCCAATGACTTCGTCTTCAATTTCAACGGG AACCCCGAGGGATTTGCTAAGGAGCTAGTAAGCAAAATGGAGACCTACATGAAG CTCTTGGTGTCTTGTGGAGGGGCTAGAACTTTTATGATCAACAATATAGGGCCAATCGGGTGTATTCCCGATAAAAGCATTAATTGGTCGAGGATATGCAATGAGACCCTCAATGAGGCTGTGAAAGCATACAATTTGAAATTGGTGGAAGTTTTGAAGAAGTTCCAGAATGATTTCAATGTGTCCATCTTCTTGGCCGATAGTGATAGAATGTTCACTGTCATGGTTGACCATCCTCTCCAGTTTG GCTTCAAAAATATAACCTACCCTTGCTGTGGTGACTGGAACATCAACCAAAGAAAGTTTGATTGCGGAAGCCAAACCCAGTTTTGCTCAAATAGAGATGAGTACCTGTTCTTTGATGGGGCCCATCTTACCCAGAAGGCAAATGAAGCTTTTGTTGACAATTGCATTGCAGGTAGGGTGTGTTATCCGATTCACTCTCTTTGA